In a genomic window of Meriones unguiculatus strain TT.TT164.6M chromosome 8, Bangor_MerUng_6.1, whole genome shotgun sequence:
- the LOC110544011 gene encoding taste receptor type 2 member 134-like, which produces MSFSATFIFMVIFCVQSLAALLQNGFMATVLIREWVQSQAFPAGEMILACLASSRFCLHGLSILNNFLDPFKVCTQNKYFHILWDFSNTVNFWITTWLAVFYCVKISSFSHPIFFWMKWRISRSVPRLLLGSLIIGGLSAISSVTGKIITSQMMADKNCTLAYRAMAFHQYYFRCHSMLMWVIPFFLFLLSIILLMFSLYWHVKQMRYHKPRPHDHDHRTQAHTMALKSLAFFLIFYTSYVLFLVMEATQAVTVHNSWRWAWEIITYTGISLHSTILILRSPKMRRALKMKFSDLCSVSS; this is translated from the coding sequence ATGTCTTTCTCAGCTACGTTCATCTTCATGGTCATCTTTTGTGTGCAGTCTCTAGCTGCATTGCTGCAAAATGGCTTCATGGCCACAGTGTTGATCAGGGAATGGGTACAAAGCCAGGCATTTCCTGCAGGTGAGATGATCTTGGCCTGCCTCGCTTCCTCTAGGTTCTGTCTGCATGGACTATCCATCCTAAACAACTTCCTGGACCCCTTTAAGGTTTGTACCCAGAATAAGTATTTTCATATCCTCTGGGACTTCAGCAACACTGTCAATTTCTGGATTACCACCTGGCTTGCCGTCTTCTACTGTGTAAAGATCTCATCATTCTCCCACCCCATCTTCTTCTGGATGAAGTGGAGAATTTCTCGGTCAGTGCCCAGGTTACTTCTGGGATCCTTGATCATTGGTGGGCTGTCAGCCATCTCCTCAGTCACTGGGAAGATAATCACCTCTCAGATGATGGCTGACAAAAACTGCACACTTGCTTATAGAGCAATGGCATTCCATCAGTATTATTTTCGCTGTCACTCAATGCTGATGTGGGTCATTCcattcttcctgtttcttctaTCCATTATCTTACTTATGTTCTCACTGTACTGGCATGTGAAACAGATGAGGTACCACAAACCGAGGCCTCATGATCATGATCACAGGACCCAGGCTCACACCATGGCTCTGAAGTCTCTtgccttcttcctcatcttctatACGTCATATGTTCTGTTCTTGGTGATGGAAGCTACCCAAGCTGTAACTGTCCACAATTCCTGGCGCTGGGCCTGGGAAATAATAACCTACACAGGCATCTCTCTCCATTCCACCATCCTGATACTAAGGAGCCCCAAGATGAGACGGGCCCTCAAGATGAAGTTTTCAGACCTTTGCTCTGTCAGCTCCTAA